CAAAATCATATATCTTTCAATTAGCAATTGAAAAAGGATacaattcaaaaattaaaatatattatggtGGCTTTGGTTTTAGATGATATTTACAAATTTGTAACTTAATCCATTTGAGTCTTCTTTAGACTCTCTTAACTGACTAACACTACATAATTGTTTTTCTCTATTCAGAGAAATACCTCTCATTTCTGGTCTTTCTTTCTCAAGGTTTAGTCCTTCTGTCTACCTAGCATTGTCTGTAAGTTCAGACATGTCTCTCCACTATTAGCTTACCATTTTTTATCCGCATAATTTGGACTTGCATCAGTTATTTGGACTAATTCATATTCATGAATGCTAGTGAGGCAACTTACTTTTATTTGTTTGAGTATACTATTTAATTCATCAAGATAATCATTAGTTTTTCTTTGAATGCTTGTTAAGTCTAATTGAGGTACTTGATATATATTATGAGGCATGTTAACCTCTTAATCATATATTATCATTCAAATAATTTGTTTGACTGTTATTTCGACTAGTAGAGCTATTAATTTTTCTTTGAGATGAATTAACCATTTTACCATTATAAGAGCATACAAATGTTAAgatttgaaataaattatttataactcAGTCTCATCGGACATATCAATTTGTTGAccgaaaaatataattttatcaaTAAACGGACTCAATGGTCAATCTAGGATTCTAGTCAATTCTTAGAGGTTCTAATATATTAGGTTTACTATTCCAGTCTTATGAACCGACATATTAATTAAGAATTAAGAATTTTGTTCTAAGACAACAAGACTACTATTAACAATTTTTAACTAAAACACGGTCTATATGCATTCactgagattttttttttttttacgattTCATTCGTAATAGTCGTCATTAGAGAGATTTACAAAATAAAACACTTAATTATGGATTCATGGAATAAATCAGTTAATCACTAAAGTATTTTACATTCTTGAGTTAAGGGATAATCTCTTGTATTGGCCAAGTACATCAACAGAAGAATTTGAGTGTAGCATTTCAGCAAGATTGGTACAATCAACTCTCCAAGATACTATGTATTTTATCAAATTATCATTAATAGTGCTAAAAAAACCATACAAAGGGTACTTGGTTATTTAAactatatgtaatttttttttgaagtatTGTATTAAACTATTGTTAAATTTCACAACTAACACTTCACAATCATTTGATTCTTATTTGAAACAATCttctattttttatgttttattaaaacgttaatttttattaaatagatcGACAAGTAATTAAATAACTACCCTTGTAACTTATTGTTAAATTAGTTTCAAATACACAAATAAGATAGATCAAGCTTCATAAAAGATGTAATAATTTTCAACATATGTTGTCATGATGGTCCACAGTAtatattgatgatgaatgaatataactgcaaatttaaaaatttcaatcTTCAGTTTTCGAAAAAAAAGTTTGATATTGaagcaaatgaaaaaaaaaagatccACATCCTAAATGGGTTACAATAGTTATAGTAATAAAGAACGAGAGAGGAATCcacaaaatataaaaacaaaaataaatagtcTCGATTCCATCAATAAAAAAGTGATAAAGACTAATAATTTACCAAATTGCCCTAATTCACACATTAGTTAAGTTCCGCCTCATTCACACATGATAAAAACCCAACATTATTTCATTTGGACAAAAAGATTAGTATTATTATTTCATCCTACATAACCCTAAATATCCGAAAGAGTGaaagattttatttcataaaacattATCTGATACAACATTATAACATAACCCTAATGGTTAAAAAATGGACAAAGATTCATAATCCAACCTAAAACATTAtccaaaattattacaacaacaataatcATTTATCTGCAATTCCTACCTACACACTATCACAAGCATGTTCCTCAAAATTCACATTAATGATTTCAATGACCTTTCTTTCACTGGTTTCCTCATCCTTCTCTTcccattatcattatcatcataatcatcataatcatcaacatAATCCAACTCCTCAATATCATTCTCGGAATAACAAGGAACAACATTAACATCAACACCAACATTAACCTTAACCTTATCCTCACCAGAACCTAATGGTATACCACCATTTTTATTATCACTATCACCTCTTCTCTTTCCCCACAATGGACCGAATCCAGAATAATAATagaaatcattattattattcgaACTCAAACCTAATGCCTTCTTCGGTCGGCCTCTTCCGCGTCGCGGCGGCCCCACAGCAATGTTGTCGCTCTTCAAATCTTTGCCAGCACCATTGTTATTAATATTAACCACCTTCTTAGTATTATCCTCCTCAAGCACAGTTGTATTAAAAATTTCTATCGCATGTTTATTAGTATCAGCATCTTCAGTATCCATCATTGACACAACACtgtttatttataagaaaattcatgcTTATTGCTATTGAAAAATTTCATGAAATCAAAGAGAAAATAATGTAGAAAAAACCCTAATAGTAATAAGTTTTACGAGTAAAATCAATAAGTTAACGAATTGGGATTAATGTTTACCTTTCATCGAAAGCTCTATGAAAATCCCCAGTTTTGATGGTATCTTCATCTTCGAACTAAGTGAGGCAAAAAAACAAAGATATTTCAAACAtattgagaaatgagagagaaaaTAGATACCCATAAACATGATTTGAAGTAAAAAGaggagaagaaaatgaaaaaatgaaaaaaatttaatgagCGTAATATATATGAAGAAGAACCCTAATGGGAGGAAAAACCCTAATAGATCTGAGAAGAGAAGAACCTGGATTGAGTTGGTGGAGTGAAAGGGGATCACATCCCATGGAGACTGGTTAAGCTGACAAACATGCGCTTGAAAATTTTCCACTGTAAATGAACCATTTTTTAGCAATGAAGAAGAACAAGTGTGTAGAAGAGGGGAAAACTTCGCGTTTTTTCGAATCCTCATTCAAAGAGTGAATCTATAATATTATCATTTTCGTGAATGAAAAATGGGTTTTATATTGTGTCGCTGTCGTGAATGAAAAATGGGTTTTATATAATGTtatactttttattattattatcttttatttatttattttttcagatCTCACtaactcagtctctttcttttcttttattttctcttacaCACATCtcgataataataaataaataatataaataaaatcaaagtcaTTCATgcatttaattttaataagatAATTTTACCCTTATGTATAGTCTTTATTTACGCAATGAATGTGATGTGTGCTAAAGAAAATAAACCCTACCCTAGTAATTTTACAACACGTCACACCCTATATCGTTTTGCTTGGTTGTCCAAaagtgatttttttattttattttaatatttggaaaaaaagAAATTATCACGTCAAGACAAATCATCAATGCTAGATTTCGTTCAACTTGAATTGAaccattgttttttattttattcttgtttaCCGCTAAAAATATCAAAGGAGGATAATTTTGTACAAATACATAATCTTGCCAGAATTTTTTGTTTATGTAATAATTCAAGTATatctaaatttaaattataaattgcgttaaacctaTTCAATCAAATGTTGTGCAAAAACAAGATATACAAGGATATGAGTTTGAACCGAAGACATCTCACTTATTCATCTAAATCAAATTTCAACGATTAGAGTATTTGACGGAGAAAGAAATtatatttcttaattttattctc
The DNA window shown above is from Vicia villosa cultivar HV-30 ecotype Madison, WI unplaced genomic scaffold, Vvil1.0 ctg.000364F_1_1, whole genome shotgun sequence and carries:
- the LOC131627443 gene encoding uncharacterized protein LOC131627443 gives rise to the protein MRIRKNAKFSPLLHTCSSSLLKNGSFTVENFQAHVCQLNQSPWDVIPFHSTNSIQFEDEDTIKTGDFHRAFDESVVSMMDTEDADTNKHAIEIFNTTVLEEDNTKKVVNINNNGAGKDLKSDNIAVGPPRRGRGRPKKALGLSSNNNNDFYYYSGFGPLWGKRRGDSDNKNGGIPLGSGEDKVKVNVGVDVNVVPCYSENDIEELDYVDDYDDYDDNDNGKRRMRKPVKERSLKSLM